CTACCTCTCGGAGCGGCGGATCGAACGGGCGCAGGATCTGCTGCGGGCCACGAACCTCACGGTGACGGAGATCTGCATGCTCGTCGGGTTCTCCAGCCTCGGGTCGTTCAGCGCGCGCTTCACCGACCTGGTCGGCATGACGCCGTCGGCCTACCAGGCGAAGTACGCCGCCGAGGGCGTGCCGCCGATCCCCGGGTGCTACGTGTTCATGCACGGGCTGAGCGACAGGGTGTAGCACACCGGGGTGGACCGCCTCCTTCCATGTCGCAAGTCTGGAGAAGCCCGCGCGCGGTCGATCACCCTATGGTCCGGCCAGGAACCGGACGCACGGACGCCGACAGGCGGAGGAGCACACATGATCACCAACGTGTCACTGGTCACCCTGTA
This genomic window from Euzebyales bacterium contains:
- a CDS encoding helix-turn-helix transcriptional regulator, coding for MADGALHVPDDLLVHLRRARDLADRRYADPLDLEALAAEAGVSKYHFLRCFASVYGTTPARYLSERRIERAQDLLRATNLTVTEICMLVGFSSLGSFSARFTDLVGMTPSAYQAKYAAEGVPPIPGCYVFMHGLSDRV